The Methanomicrobiales archaeon HGW-Methanomicrobiales-1 genome segment ATCCTGTATGACGGGACGCTCTCGATCGGCGATGAGATCGCAGTCGCTACGCAAGGGGATGTGATCTTTACCAAGGTGCGGTCACTCCTGAAACCCCGGCCCATGAAAGAGATCCTTGTTGAGGACCGGTTCGAGCGCGAGAAGACCGTAGTCGCAGCAGCAGGGGTCAAGGTCACCGCACCCGATCTGGAAGGGGTCATTGCAGGCTCCCCGTTCTTTGTAGTCCGGGGTAACCGCGACGAGATCGAGGCAAAGATCAAAAAGGAGATGACCGAGATCCATGTCAACCTTGCTGAAGAGGGCATCGTCATCAAGGCTGATACCATCGGGGCGCTTGAAGCGCTCTGCAAGGAACTGGAAGGAAAAGAGATCGGGGTGATGCGGGCGGAAGTCGGGCCGGTGAGCCGGCACGACCTGATAAACACCGAGACCATGAAGAACCCGGTATTCCGTGTCCTGCTCTCGTTCAATACGCCCCTGCTTCCCGATGTCGCAGAAATTCTCAAAAACCCGCTGTATACCCAGGTGAAAGTCTTCGAAGGCCGGGTGATCTACCAGCTGATCGACCAGTATATTGCATGGCGGGATGAGCAGAAGCGCCTCCAGGACAAGCAGCGGTTCGAGCACGTGGTGATGCCGGCAAAAATCCGACTCATGCCCGACTGTGTCTTCAGGCAGAGCAACCCGGCCGTGGTGGGCGTACGGGTTCTCGGGGGCAAGCTGCGCAACGACGTGAACCTGATCAAGCTGGACGGCAAAAAAGTGGGGCATCTCAAGTCCATGCAGCTCCGGCAGGAAAACATCCGGGAAGCAGATGCCGGGCTCGAAGTTGCAATCTCAATCGAAGGGGCAACAATCGGGAGACAATTGAACGTGGGCGAAGACCTGTTCGTGGATGTTCCCGAGCGCCACGTGAAAGTGCTTGAGAAGGAGATGCTCAAGTCATTGAACACGAGCACGCAGGAGATCCTGGAAGAGTACACGTCGATGCGAAGGAAAACCGAACCCTTCTGGGGCAAGTAA includes the following:
- a CDS encoding translation initiation factor IF-2; its protein translation is MAGNPKVRTPIVCVMGHVDHGKTSLLDRIRGSSVVSSEVGAITQHIGATIVPIDAIRSLSGKMEKVPINIPGLLFIDTPGHHAFTTLRARGGALADMAILVVDINQGFQPQTIEALQILRNCKTPFVIAATKTDRIHGWRVFENESFLSSFAKQNERVQGVVENKTYEVVGKLSELGFSADRFDRVSDFQRNLAIVPVSAHTGEGISDLLMVMIGLAQRYMGDALVLEVEGPGAGTVLEVKEERGLGTTLDVILYDGTLSIGDEIAVATQGDVIFTKVRSLLKPRPMKEILVEDRFEREKTVVAAAGVKVTAPDLEGVIAGSPFFVVRGNRDEIEAKIKKEMTEIHVNLAEEGIVIKADTIGALEALCKELEGKEIGVMRAEVGPVSRHDLINTETMKNPVFRVLLSFNTPLLPDVAEILKNPLYTQVKVFEGRVIYQLIDQYIAWRDEQKRLQDKQRFEHVVMPAKIRLMPDCVFRQSNPAVVGVRVLGGKLRNDVNLIKLDGKKVGHLKSMQLRQENIREADAGLEVAISIEGATIGRQLNVGEDLFVDVPERHVKVLEKEMLKSLNTSTQEILEEYTSMRRKTEPFWGK